From the Actinomadura luzonensis genome, the window AGCTGGAGATCGTCCGGGTCCTGCAGGCGCGGGGGCTGCCGCACGTGGTGGCCGAGCACGTGCTGTCCGGGCCCGGCCTGGTGCGGCTGCACCGGGCGCTGGCCGAGGTCAACGGCGTGAGCGCGCCCGAGCTGTCCGCCGCCGACATCGTCGCCCGGCTGGACGACTCGTTGTGCGCGGAGACGGTGGAGGTGTTCTGCGGCATGCTGGGCAGCTTCTCCGGCAACGTCGCGCTGACGCTGGGCGCGCGGGGCGGGGTGTACCTGGGCGGCGGCGTGCTGCCCCGGATCGTGGAGCGGGTGTGCGCCAGCGACTTCCGCGCCCGTTTCACCGCCAACCCCGACATGTCGGCGTACCTGGAGGGCATCGGGACGGCGCTCATCGTCGCCCCGCAGCCGGCGCTGACCGGCGCGGCGGCCTGGCTGAGCCAGCACGCCCGCCGCGAGCTGGTGAGCTGAACAATGAGGAGAGAAGACCCTATGAGCTTGCTCGATCTGGCCCCCGTGATCCCCGTCGTGGTGATCGACGACGTCGGGACGGCGGTGCCGCTGGCCCGGGCGCTGGTCGCCGGCGGCCTGCCGGTCATCGAGGTGACCCTCCGCACCCCGGCCGCCCGCGAGGCCATCGCCCGCATCGCGGCCGAGGTGCCGGAGGCCACGGTGGGGGCGGGCACCGTGCGCACCGCCGAGGACATCGCGGCCTCGGCCGCCGCCGGCGCCCGGTTCCTGGTGTCGCCGGGCACCACGCCGTCGCTGGTGGAGGCGCTGGAGGGAAGCGGGATGCCGTACCTGCCGGGCGCCGCCACGGTCTCCGAGGTGATGGCGCTGGCCGAGCGCGGCGTCAAGGAGCTGAAGTTCTTCCCGGCGGAGGCGGCGGGCGGCGTGCCGTACCTGAAGTCCCTGTCGGGGCCGCTGCCCGACGTGCGCTTCTGCCCGACCGGCGGCATCCGCGCCACCACGGCCGCCGACTACCTGGCGCTGCCGAACGTGGGCTGCGTGGGCGGCACCTGGCTCACCCCGGCCGACGCCCTGGCCTCGGGCGACTGGGCCCGCGTCGAGAAACTCGCCGCCGAGGCCGCCGCCCTGTGCCCATGAGGCCCCCGAGGGCCCCTGAGGGCTCTGGTGGCGCGCGTCCGGTGGGCCTAGCTCCAGATCGAGACGTGCACCGGCGGGCGGAAGCGGTTGCGGGGGATGCCGTCGTCCGGGGTGCGCATGGTCTGGGTGGCGGACGGGGTGGTGAGGAAGTCGAGGAAGGTGCCGGCGGCCGCGGAGCGGGTGGCGGCGTCGAGGGTGGTGGCGTACCAGTAGGACGGGAGCGGGGTGGCCGGGGTGTCGACGGGGATCAGGGCGCCGCGGCGGAGCTGGGCGGAGACCAGGTGGGCGGTGGCGGGGGCGAGGCCGGCGCCCTCGGCGGCGGCCTTCCAGGCGGCGCTCTGGTTGGCGTAGACGCGCACCTGCGACTCCGGGACGCGTAACAGGCGCAGCAGGCGGCTGGTGTCGCTGGCCGGGTCGGCGCCGGAGGGGCCGACGAGCCAGTGGTCGCGGCGGCCCCGGGGCGCGCCGACGACGATGAGGCGGCAGCGCAGCACCGGGCGGCTCACTAGGCCGTCGCCGCCCGCCTGCGCGCCGAGCGCGACGTCGGCGAGGCGGCTGGACAGCAGCAGCGGGACCTCGGCGGTG encodes:
- the eda gene encoding bifunctional 4-hydroxy-2-oxoglutarate aldolase/2-dehydro-3-deoxy-phosphogluconate aldolase; protein product: MSLLDLAPVIPVVVIDDVGTAVPLARALVAGGLPVIEVTLRTPAAREAIARIAAEVPEATVGAGTVRTAEDIAASAAAGARFLVSPGTTPSLVEALEGSGMPYLPGAATVSEVMALAERGVKELKFFPAEAAGGVPYLKSLSGPLPDVRFCPTGGIRATTAADYLALPNVGCVGGTWLTPADALASGDWARVEKLAAEAAALCP
- a CDS encoding LysR family transcriptional regulator, with translation MTLSQLGAFVFVARLGSVKAAARALGVSEPAVSQSLGQLRRHLGDPLLTRSGDRMVLTEGGRRLLGIASRMVALGAEAMDAVRPGRPARLHVVMDAGLAEYVAGPLLCLFTQRKPVDATSGVAATAEVPLLLSSRLADVALGAQAGGDGLVSRPVLRCRLIVVGAPRGRRDHWLVGPSGADPASDTSRLLRLLRVPESQVRVYANQSAAWKAAAEGAGLAPATAHLVSAQLRRGALIPVDTPATPLPSYWYATTLDAATRSAAAGTFLDFLTTPSATQTMRTPDDGIPRNRFRPPVHVSIWS